From Candidatus Bathyarchaeia archaeon:
TTTATTGGAGCATAGTCCGCCAATCCGGATTTTACGATTACCTGCGTGTACCATTCGGAGAGGTCTTCTGACTTTTTAACAGTGACGCCTAGATCAGACATTGTTTTCACTCTCCAGCTTTTGATTGCACGTTGAATATAATCCTAGTGGAGTTTTAGCATTTAAAATGGGCCTTTTTTCGGAGAATTTAGCAAGGTGGAATGCAATCGCCCATTTTCAGCCACTCGCAAATAGAGACGCACTTTTGTTATTTAAGGTTTCTTCCGCTAGAGAATCGATGACAAGTGTTTTAACGGTTGAATTATTTAAAGAGAAGTGTCAAGCGTTTGAGCGTGATTTGCTTGAAGGCTCTTCTCATAATTGGGGATGGAATGGCTGACAGGCCATTAAAAGAGTTGGGGTGGAGAACACCCTTAGAGGCTGCCAACAAGCCTTCCATGAACCATGTGGCAAGCGTCGGCATCTGCGGCATAATAGACCCAATTGCACCCGGGATACCGCCGGGCAGCGACACCGCCACGCTTGCATTGTTGGGCTATGATGCCTTGAAAGTTTACTCTGGGAGGGGGGCCTTTGAAGCCCTTGGATGGGGAATTGAAGTGGCACAGGGAGATGTTTGTTTTCGATGCAACTTCGCTACAGTCAATGAAGAAATGACCATTTTGGATAGGAGGGCTGGAAGAATAGCCAGCGAAGACGCCTCCAAACTTGCTGAAAGTCTAAGAAGAGTTAAACTTTCAAAGCCCGGCGTGGACTTTATCTTTGCAAACACTGTTGAACATCGAGCCGTCCTAGTTTTGCGCGGTTCGAGACTTTCTCCGGCTGTAAGCGACTCCGACCCCGCTATTGAGGGAAAAGAGATTTTAAAAGTTAAGCCTTTAGATGATAGTGCAGAAGCCAGGTTCACGGCTGAATTGCTTAACGAGCTTGCCCAGAAGTTCCATGAAGTCTTGAAGGCGCATCCCTTGAACAAGGAGAGAAAAACCCATGGGAAGCCTCCAGCAAACTTCATCTTGTTCAGGGGAGCTGGAACCCTTCCGAAAATCAAGCCGCTAAGCGAGCTTTACATGTTGAAAGCCTCATGTGTCGCCGCAACAGCCCTTATCCGCGGCGTCTGCAGGGCGGCGGGCATGCAGCTATTGAATGTTAAAGGCGCCACCGGAAACGTGCATACCGACTACATTGCGAAAGCCAAGGCTGCCGTCAAAGCTCTAGAAAACAGCGACCTCGTCTTGTTGCATGTGAAGGCTCCGGACGCCGCCAGCCACGATGGAAACATCAAACAGAAGGTTGAAGTTATAGAGAAAATCGACAAAATGCTCGCCTACATACTCAACAAGATTGATTTAAGCGAAACATATGTGGCATTAACAGCCGACCACACATCATCATGCATAACAAGAAATCACGAGGGGGATCCTGTGCCAATAGCCATAATGGGCCCCTACATTCGCAGCGACGACGTGGACGAGTTCAGCGAGAGAGCATGCGCCAGGGGAGGCCTTGGAAGACTGCGTGGAAAAAACCTCATGCCCATCCTCATGAACTATCTTGGCAAAGTTAAGAAGTTTGGGGCTTAAAGCGCTACTGGACTGGCATTAGACGCCAC
This genomic window contains:
- a CDS encoding 2,3-bisphosphoglycerate-independent phosphoglycerate mutase, whose translation is MICLKALLIIGDGMADRPLKELGWRTPLEAANKPSMNHVASVGICGIIDPIAPGIPPGSDTATLALLGYDALKVYSGRGAFEALGWGIEVAQGDVCFRCNFATVNEEMTILDRRAGRIASEDASKLAESLRRVKLSKPGVDFIFANTVEHRAVLVLRGSRLSPAVSDSDPAIEGKEILKVKPLDDSAEARFTAELLNELAQKFHEVLKAHPLNKERKTHGKPPANFILFRGAGTLPKIKPLSELYMLKASCVAATALIRGVCRAAGMQLLNVKGATGNVHTDYIAKAKAAVKALENSDLVLLHVKAPDAASHDGNIKQKVEVIEKIDKMLAYILNKIDLSETYVALTADHTSSCITRNHEGDPVPIAIMGPYIRSDDVDEFSERACARGGLGRLRGKNLMPILMNYLGKVKKFGA